The following proteins come from a genomic window of Astatotilapia calliptera chromosome 11, fAstCal1.2, whole genome shotgun sequence:
- the zdhhc18a gene encoding palmitoyltransferase ZDHHC18a isoform X2, whose product MKNCEYQQIDPQALSVTPLSAQNLGEKKAQSPRRKWEVFPGKNRFFCDGRLILSRQSGILPLTMGLIVVTCGLFFAFDCPFLVKHLTIFIPVIGGVLFVFVAISLLRTSFTDPGILPRATPDEAADIERQIDTSGSSTYRPPPRTKEILINQQVVKLKYCFTCKMFRPPRTSHCSLCDNCVERFDHHCPWVGNCVGKRNYRFFYSFIISLSFLTSFIFGCVITHITLLSQEGKSLVQAIEESPASVVELVICFFSIWSILGLSGFHTYLVASNLTTNEDIKGSWSSKRGAEESENPYTYNSIITNCCVTLCGPMPPSLIDRRGFLPPDEPIPAASASDIELPPFRAKNDANMEENCQDFSLSCTA is encoded by the exons ATGAAGAACTGCGAGTACCAGCAGATAGATCCACAGGCACTGTCGGTGACCCCGCTGTCGGCGCAGAATCTCGGGGAGAAGAAGGCACAGTCGCCCCGGAGGAAATGGGAAGTGTTCCCCGGGAAGAACAGGTTTTTCTGCGACGGGCGACTCATTCTTTCCCGACAGAGCGGTATCCTTCCTCTGACAATGGGCCTTATTGTTGTCACCTGTGGCCTTTTCTTTGCATTTGA TTGCCCGTTCCTGGTGAAGCACCTGACCATCTTCATACCTGTGATCGGCGGggtgctttttgtgtttgtggccatctccctgttgAGAACCAGCTTTACCGATCCAGGCATTTTACCCAGAGCCACTCCAGATGAAGCTGCAGACATAGAGCGGCAGATAG ATACCTCAGGATCCTCTACATACCGCCCTCCTCCGCGGACAAAGGAGATCCTCATCAACCAGCAGGTGGTAAAGCTCAAATACTGCTTCACCTGTAAGATGTTCCGCCCTCCTCGCACCTCCCACTGCAGCCTGTGCGACAACTGTGTAG AACGATTTGATCACCACTGTCCATGGGTGGGAAACTGTGTGGGAAAACGCAATTACCGCTTTTTCTACAGCTTCATCATCTCCCTGTCTTTTCTCACGTCTTTTATATTTGGCTGTGTCATCACACACATCACCCTGC TTTCTCAAGAAGGTAAAAGCCTCGTTCAAGCCATTGAAGAGAGCCCTGCAAG TGTGGTGGAGTTGGTGATTTGTTTCTTCTCCATCTGGTCTATTTTGGGCCTCTCAGGCTTTCACACCTACTTAGTAGCTTCTAATCTCACCACAAATGAAGAT ATAAAGGGATCCTGGTCAAGTAAAAGGGGTGCAGAGGAGTCTGAAAACCCATACACTTATAACAGCATTATAACTAACTGCTGCGTAACGTTATGCGGCCCCATGCCTCCGAG TCTGATCGACAGAAGAGGTTTCCTTCCTCCTGATGAGCCGATCCCTGCTGCGTCTGCCTCAGATATAGAGCTGCCCCCCTTCAGGGCCAAGAATGATGCAAACATG GAGGAGAACTGTCAGGACTTTTCTTTGTCCTGCACAGCCTGA
- the pigv gene encoding palmitoyltransferase ZDHHC18-A, with amino-acid sequence MDVRAVLEFATVTRGLSLVLQAVLNAAIPDHDADAFRPPRTEDYLYLDSMVEWLFGGLSHWDAEHFLFIAERGYLYEHNFAFFPLFPVILRGLAETLLWPLSSWLSVRGRLLIAVALGNSALFLLSAVALHALSRIVLQDRRLALLSSLLYCITPANVFMTAGYSESLFAALTFGGLYLLEKGFIFRACLALSIATAARSNGLVNIGFLLYLPSLHAISQIRLYRATTKGHSKVFHYIWVIICLLLTSVLGTAIIALPFCAFQYYGYRTFCTPSTSLESIPPALLSIAERKGYRVPDENGPPPLWCMRPLPLLYSHIQDVYWDVGFLRYFELKQIPNFLLALPMATLGIIACYAYFQANPELCVRLGLWDTSANKGLDKPTPGFFNPRVFVYVVHSAVLLVFGTLCMHVQVLTRFMASSSPVPFWISAHLLLLNEPLLHRRKTSNPNVQLHSRNSCKHTPQNPIVALLPHLKACSSTTQSILGYFLSYWLLGLALHCNFLPWT; translated from the exons ATGGATGTGAGAGCAGTTTTGGAGTTTGCCACAGTAACCAGGGGCCTCTCTCTGGTTCTGCAG gCTGTCTTGAACGCTGCTATCCCTGACCATGACGCCGATGCGTTCAGGCCCCCTCGGACAGAGGACTACCTGTACTTGGACTCGATGGTGGAGTGGTTGTTTGGCGGCCTCTCTCACTGGGATGCTGAGCACTTCCTCTTCATTGCCGAGAGAGGATATCTTTACGAGCACAACTTTGcgtttttccccctcttccccGTCATCCTCCGGGGCCTGGCAGAGACGCTGCTGTGGCCCCTGAGCAGCTGGCTGAGTGTGCGGGGGCGGCTGCTGATTGCTGTGGCCCTGGGAAACAGCGCCCTCTTCCTGTTGAGCGCCGTCGCCTTGCATGCCCTCAGtagaatagttctccaggacaGGCGTCTTGCTCTGCTCTCCAGCCTGCTCTACTGCATCACACCCGCCAATGTTTTCATGACTGCTGGGTACTCGGAGAGCCTGTTTGCTGCTCTCACTTTCGGTGGTCTTTATCTCTTGGAGAAAGGATTCATCTTCCGAGCCTGCCTTGCCCTCAGCATAGCTACCGCAGCACGATCAAATGGCCTTGTCAACATAGGGTTTCTGCTGTATCTTCCATCACTGCATGCCATCTCCCAGATTCGTTTGTATCGcgccacaacaaaaggccacagtAAAGTCTTCCACTACATCTGGGTCATCATCTGTCTGCTGCTGACCTCTGTCTTGGGAACTGCAATTATTGCCCTACCCTTCTGTGCTTTCCAATACTATGGTTATAGGACGTTTTGCACACCATCCACCTCCTTGGAGAGCATTCCTCCTGCTCTCCTGTCAATAGCTGAACGGAAGGGCTACCGGGTTCCGGATGAAAACGGTCCACCACCCCTCTGGTGTATGAGACCCCTGCCCCTGCTTTATTCTCACATCCAGGATGTATATTGGGATGTGGGCTTCCTCCGTTATTTTGAGCTGAAGCAGATACCCAACTTTCTTCTGGCTCTTCCTATGGCCACCCTTGGAATAATTGCCTGTTATGCATACTTTCAAGCTAATCCAGAGCTGTGTGTGAGACTCGGCCTTTGGGACACAAGTGCAAACAAAGGGCTTGACAAACCCACGCCTGGATTCTTCAACCCTCGAGTGTTCGTGTATGTGGTGCATTCTGCAGTGCTGCTGGTTTTCGGGACattgtgcatgcatgtgcag GTACTAACCCGATTCATGGCCTCCTCGTCTCCTGTACCATTCTGGATAAGTGCTCACCTGCTCCTCCTCAATGAGCCACTCCTTCATCGAAGGAAAACATCAAACCCCAACGTGCAGCTGCATTCTAGAAATAGCTGCAAGCACACACCTCAGAATCCTATTGTTGCGCTCCTGCCACACTTAAAAGCCTGTTCTTCTACCACACAGAGCATCCTGGGATACTTCCTCTCTTACTGGCTACTGGGCCTTGCACTGCATTGCAATTTCTTGCCGTGGACTTGA
- the zdhhc18a gene encoding palmitoyltransferase ZDHHC18a isoform X3: protein MKNCEYQQIDPQALSVTPLSAQNLGEKKAQSPRRKWEVFPGKNRFFCDGRLILSRQSGILPLTMGLIVVTCGLFFAFDCPFLVKHLTIFIPVIGGVLFVFVAISLLRTSFTDPGILPRATPDEAADIERQIDTSGSSTYRPPPRTKEILINQQVVKLKYCFTCKMFRPPRTSHCSLCDNCVERFDHHCPWVGNCVGKRNYRFFYSFIISLSFLTSFIFGCVITHITLLSQEGKSLVQAIEESPASVVELVICFFSIWSILGLSGFHTYLVASNLTTNEDIKGSWSSKRGAEESENPYTYNSIITNCCVTLCGPMPPSLIDRRGFLPPDEPIPAASASDIELPPFRAKNDANMGF from the exons ATGAAGAACTGCGAGTACCAGCAGATAGATCCACAGGCACTGTCGGTGACCCCGCTGTCGGCGCAGAATCTCGGGGAGAAGAAGGCACAGTCGCCCCGGAGGAAATGGGAAGTGTTCCCCGGGAAGAACAGGTTTTTCTGCGACGGGCGACTCATTCTTTCCCGACAGAGCGGTATCCTTCCTCTGACAATGGGCCTTATTGTTGTCACCTGTGGCCTTTTCTTTGCATTTGA TTGCCCGTTCCTGGTGAAGCACCTGACCATCTTCATACCTGTGATCGGCGGggtgctttttgtgtttgtggccatctccctgttgAGAACCAGCTTTACCGATCCAGGCATTTTACCCAGAGCCACTCCAGATGAAGCTGCAGACATAGAGCGGCAGATAG ATACCTCAGGATCCTCTACATACCGCCCTCCTCCGCGGACAAAGGAGATCCTCATCAACCAGCAGGTGGTAAAGCTCAAATACTGCTTCACCTGTAAGATGTTCCGCCCTCCTCGCACCTCCCACTGCAGCCTGTGCGACAACTGTGTAG AACGATTTGATCACCACTGTCCATGGGTGGGAAACTGTGTGGGAAAACGCAATTACCGCTTTTTCTACAGCTTCATCATCTCCCTGTCTTTTCTCACGTCTTTTATATTTGGCTGTGTCATCACACACATCACCCTGC TTTCTCAAGAAGGTAAAAGCCTCGTTCAAGCCATTGAAGAGAGCCCTGCAAG TGTGGTGGAGTTGGTGATTTGTTTCTTCTCCATCTGGTCTATTTTGGGCCTCTCAGGCTTTCACACCTACTTAGTAGCTTCTAATCTCACCACAAATGAAGAT ATAAAGGGATCCTGGTCAAGTAAAAGGGGTGCAGAGGAGTCTGAAAACCCATACACTTATAACAGCATTATAACTAACTGCTGCGTAACGTTATGCGGCCCCATGCCTCCGAG TCTGATCGACAGAAGAGGTTTCCTTCCTCCTGATGAGCCGATCCCTGCTGCGTCTGCCTCAGATATAGAGCTGCCCCCCTTCAGGGCCAAGAATGATGCAAACATG GGCTTTTAA
- the zdhhc18a gene encoding palmitoyltransferase ZDHHC18a isoform X1 codes for MKNCEYQQIDPQALSVTPLSAQNLGEKKAQSPRRKWEVFPGKNRFFCDGRLILSRQSGILPLTMGLIVVTCGLFFAFDCPFLVKHLTIFIPVIGGVLFVFVAISLLRTSFTDPGILPRATPDEAADIERQIDTSGSSTYRPPPRTKEILINQQVVKLKYCFTCKMFRPPRTSHCSLCDNCVERFDHHCPWVGNCVGKRNYRFFYSFIISLSFLTSFIFGCVITHITLLSQEGKSLVQAIEESPASVVELVICFFSIWSILGLSGFHTYLVASNLTTNEDIKGSWSSKRGAEESENPYTYNSIITNCCVTLCGPMPPSLIDRRGFLPPDEPIPAASASDIELPPFRAKNDANMCTQSTKDVLERVVHSSDFPVLCSPGTPKTTPQVLNVSSRAAPTSEPSPSVGCTQQQARQSAATACPPFSRSNKRDSLHSINPAFRLASPSPTLSHTTLILGDAPDTGFNPLH; via the exons ATGAAGAACTGCGAGTACCAGCAGATAGATCCACAGGCACTGTCGGTGACCCCGCTGTCGGCGCAGAATCTCGGGGAGAAGAAGGCACAGTCGCCCCGGAGGAAATGGGAAGTGTTCCCCGGGAAGAACAGGTTTTTCTGCGACGGGCGACTCATTCTTTCCCGACAGAGCGGTATCCTTCCTCTGACAATGGGCCTTATTGTTGTCACCTGTGGCCTTTTCTTTGCATTTGA TTGCCCGTTCCTGGTGAAGCACCTGACCATCTTCATACCTGTGATCGGCGGggtgctttttgtgtttgtggccatctccctgttgAGAACCAGCTTTACCGATCCAGGCATTTTACCCAGAGCCACTCCAGATGAAGCTGCAGACATAGAGCGGCAGATAG ATACCTCAGGATCCTCTACATACCGCCCTCCTCCGCGGACAAAGGAGATCCTCATCAACCAGCAGGTGGTAAAGCTCAAATACTGCTTCACCTGTAAGATGTTCCGCCCTCCTCGCACCTCCCACTGCAGCCTGTGCGACAACTGTGTAG AACGATTTGATCACCACTGTCCATGGGTGGGAAACTGTGTGGGAAAACGCAATTACCGCTTTTTCTACAGCTTCATCATCTCCCTGTCTTTTCTCACGTCTTTTATATTTGGCTGTGTCATCACACACATCACCCTGC TTTCTCAAGAAGGTAAAAGCCTCGTTCAAGCCATTGAAGAGAGCCCTGCAAG TGTGGTGGAGTTGGTGATTTGTTTCTTCTCCATCTGGTCTATTTTGGGCCTCTCAGGCTTTCACACCTACTTAGTAGCTTCTAATCTCACCACAAATGAAGAT ATAAAGGGATCCTGGTCAAGTAAAAGGGGTGCAGAGGAGTCTGAAAACCCATACACTTATAACAGCATTATAACTAACTGCTGCGTAACGTTATGCGGCCCCATGCCTCCGAG TCTGATCGACAGAAGAGGTTTCCTTCCTCCTGATGAGCCGATCCCTGCTGCGTCTGCCTCAGATATAGAGCTGCCCCCCTTCAGGGCCAAGAATGATGCAAACATG TGCACTCAGAGCACAAAGGATGTGCTGGAGAGGGTGGTCCACTCCTCAGACTTTCCTGTCCTTTGCTCCCCCGGGACCCCAAAGACTACCCCTCAGGTCCTGAATGTTTCTAGCCGCGCAGCCCCAACCTCAGAGCCTTCGCCGTCTGTTGGCTGCACACAGCAGCAAGCTCGCCAGTCAGCGGCCACTGCATGCCCCCCGTTCAGCCGAAGCAACAAGAGGGACTCACTGCACTCGATCAATCCAGCCTTCCGTCTGGCTTCTCCTTCACCCACGCTTAGCCACACCACACTGATATTAGGGGATGCACCCGACACTGGCTTTAATCCACTGCACTGA